The genomic window ttcttctgGGACAGCTTCACCAGCTCGGTGACCACGCCCTGCTCCGCCATGAACaccttcacctcctccacccGGCTCAGGTTGCGCAGCACGGCGAACGACGAGGCCACCAgcttgccgccgctgccggcgtcgCCGCAGGCGTGGAGCAGCGTGGTGAGGCCGCCGTGCGCGCACACGGCCCACACGTTGTCCGAGTTCTCCGTCAGCTCGCGCAGCGCCTGCGCCGCCCTCTCCTTGGCGaccgcggtggcgccgccgccggcggcgacggcggcggtggcggccgcgtcgtCCAGCAGCTGGACGAGCGGCGCGATGACGCCTGCCTTGACGAGCATCCCTCTGTAGGAGTCGAAGCTGGCCAccatggcgacggcgccggcggcctcctcctggAGGCGCGCGTCGCTCGACTCGAGGAAGCCGGTGAGCAAGGCGACGCCGTCGTCGATGTCGACGGCGACGATCTTGACGCACACCTCGTCCTCCGCCAGGAGCTCCCCGATGGTGGCCAGCGACTGGCTCCTCTGGACAGAGCCGCCAATCCTGACCCTGGAGAAGAGATCCCGCATGTAGAACAtcttctcgccggcgccggcgtcggcgctggGCCTCACCGCGACGATGGcctgcgacggcgacggcatccCGGAGGAAGCCATCTCCCTGAGCTGCTTCATGTGCGCCTCCAGCTTGGAGCTCAGGTTGTCCAAATCACTCCTCAGCCGGAGCCTCCCACCCTTGTACGTGCCATCGCCGCACTGCGACGCCATGGCTTGGATGCTCCTCACCGTCGCCGAAGCCGACGCCACAAGCTGCACCAGCACGCCATGCCTctcctcatcgccgccgacgtcgacgccgaaGCCGACGCTGCCGCACAGGGAATCCAGGCCGGAGCAGAGCTGCCGTAGCTTGTCCTTGATAGACTGCCATTTCGCCGGGAACTGTGGGATGGAGCATGTCAGCGAGGAGGACGCCATTGCCATGGACCTGAGCACCTCGagagcttctgctgctgcttcacCATGGCAGCTTCCATCCACTGCTCCTTCCTCTGCAGCTTCTCCCATCTCTGCAGCAACAGCAATGCACACACAAACTGCCTACCTATGTAATGCAGCAATGCATCTTCTTGGAGTTCAGAGTTGCAGCTGATAACAATGCTGGTGAGTTGGGAAGTATTAATGATGGAGTTGATGATGCAACTATGTGAcaaatgtttttgttttgttttgtttttgtacACGTACTACTGCACCCGTGTGTATGGCACTGTGACTCTGTGAGTGAAGGTAGATGCGTGTAGTGTAGACTGGTTGGTGATGCGTGCATGTTACTACCATCTCCTTTGATCTGTCCTCTAGTTACCCCTCCTGACTTGATGCTTTCTTCTTCCATTGGAATCTTGCAGGCATGTATTCCCTGCAATTTGCATACAAATCCAGCTTGTTTTCTTATGTAAACccaattactccatccgtcccattaTAAGTGATTTTTCGtacccaactttgatcgtctgttttgtttaatttttttaaaaatataagtcaaatataaagtactatttatcatataataataataataatactaatcataaaaaaaattaaataagacggacgatcaaagttgaatacgaaaactcatggttgcacttaaactgggacggagggagtaacaatttACTGCGATTAGGTGTGTAGTTGAATGGAATGATGGATTATATCAGTGGGTGTGTTGGGTGagtgcaaaagaatatttttggattggagaatgagaatgagaatgagaatgtTGCCTGTATTACACTAATCATCTCCCTGGGATGAGACCATGAGCTACAGTTGAGCCTGATGATTATGCAGTGCTCATCATGAACTGTTGAGACATCATCAAGTGTACCTTTCCTTTTTCCCTGACTAAAATAACAGCAAAAGCTTTACGCTTCTCTTTTCTTGTTAGTATCCATGCATACATGTCCTGGCATTTGGAAGAGAAGCTCCTCTTGCTGTTGGGCACCTAACCTGAGCCGTATCTCCGTATGAAACTTCAAGGTAAAGCCACAGTACAGCAACAGCTAAGCTCAGTCTATGCTGCTAATGAGTTCATCTATTGCAttttctctctgtttctctctactttttttttcagttttttttttctttgattgtgAGTGCAGGATCTGGGCCAGGACATGCTGCGAGAGAAAGGCACTCGATCTATGCAAAATGTGTTCTCGATTGCGTGTGTGCGTATCTAGTAAGGTGTCTTAAGAAACCTTGGAGTTTAAGCTTGTGAGATGTGATGGGATATTATTATGGGATGGATTAGTCAGGAGACAGGCATTCATTCCAACGTGTAATTGCACTTTTACTGTACGGCAACTGCAATGAAACATAGAAGAAAACGTTGTAAAAGGATAGTACATGGTCGGTACTACTAACACTTTTATATGGTTATTACGACCATTGTCGTCGGAATGGGAAAACAACGGTTAAGATCTGTTCAGACTCCAGAGTAGAGAGCATAGCAGATCGGTTCAGATAGAATCTTGAGAATTCTGACCTGCACCCACTGTGGAATATATTTTATTACCTTCATATCTTGCACAAGAAATAGAACTATATTCATCAGTTTTATCGATCTGCTCTTTGGGATGGATGACTATTACTATGATCTTAAAAAGCAATTATGTGATTGGGGTTTATCCAGATTTTGCTTAGTTCTTTAACTGTCCTGATATCTTCCATCGGCAGCAGGACCAACAAATATGCAGGACAACATAGGGCGGCCAATATGGCAATGGATATGGTTGAGAAGAAGACTGTCAATTTTGACCGAAATTTTCTTTTGGCATAGATTTTTATGTAATGGTTCTTAGTAAATTTTACTTAATTTGTTTCACCTTTTATTACCATTATTTTGTTTAGATCATCCTTTTATTAATGTTTTCATCTTGGATTGAGTAATCTTGCTTTGTTTCACTTTAGACCACTCTACTCTCTTCTCAAACATACGAACAATTTCGAATACGTCGGCTCCTACTTGCCAATAAACTCTGACAGTtagatatagatttttttttggctgtagcttgttgagcaaaggccgggatattctattctattatctaaaaaaagatatagattttttttcctgacaTATGACAAGTTGGAtgtagatggaaaaaaaatttgagggTGGTCTAAGGTACCACCAAGATAAAATTATTCAGTCTTAAGTGAAAACCTTAATTAAAAGATGGTCGAAAGCTAAACATCAATAACAAAATGTGGTCCAATGTAAAATTTACTATTATTAATATAAGTCATATAAGATGCactgtgatatttttttaaaatgaactATATAATCAACACTAAGCTTATAAACACCAGAATTGCATAATGGATAGCATGAACAATTCAACATGATATTATGGTATTGCAATTAATAGGAATTCAGCTATATGAAGAGAAGAGAGTTGCCTGGTTGGTGAGTGGTGACTGGGTGGTGGTGTTCATGTGATGGAGCCGACAGATGAGGGAGGCAAGGATGGACCATTTGCTCAGTGCAGCATTAGGAGAGGGTACCACATCTCTACTCGTATTCCATCTGCAACTGCAACAGCATGCGTACCACAATACTACTACGTATACTAGGACCATGCATACGGCTAGGCAAGGCCTACGGCCAAACATGTGATGTAGTACTACGGTTTTCATGGCTACCTTTGAGGCAGACACGCTGTTATTATTGCTACTTGCTTTCAGCTTTGTTATTACTGATTACTGACAGTCAAAGTTGGTGCTACTCAGCTACTGAACTGCTACTattttcacacttctcacctaTCCAAGGCAATAGTATTAAGGTTGtggctgacaagtgggcccaccGTAGCTGCCAGGGACCCACCTGTCGGATGCAGTCTGCAGTGACCCAGTCAGTGACTATCAAAGCGACTTGGCTTTGTTTTGcctccggaatcttgctattcagaagtattaaacgtagattaccgacaaaactCATTCTATAACCTCTAGGCtattttacgagacgaatctaatgatatatattaatccatgattagcggctgattattatagcatcactgtagcaaatcatggattaatataccttattagattcgtctcgcaaaatagtttagaggttatggaatgagttttatcaataatctacgtttaatactctaaataaCAAAACTTTgaagggctatttaatagctcggAGGATCTAAACAGGACCGATCATTGCAGAAACTCTCACTCTCTGAGTCACAGTTAGAGAGAGCCATGTGGCAGTAGGAGCAAATAACACTGGAGTGCAGGCATGTAAGGATACTGTAGTGTCATCAAGTGTCAGCTTCGGTTGGCAGGACAAGAAAGGGACAGGAAACAGCTTTGCTTGCCCAAAGAAAGTTCACCACATTATTATTCAACATTAGTATGTTACAAAGGCATGGTTTatattcaaacttttttcttcaaactttcaacttttccgtcacatcaaatgtttgaatacatatatggagcattaaatatggacgaaaaaaaccaattacacagtttgcatgtaaattgcgagatgaatcttttgagcctaattacgtcttgatttgac from Oryza glaberrima chromosome 6, OglaRS2, whole genome shotgun sequence includes these protein-coding regions:
- the LOC127775842 gene encoding uncharacterized protein LOC127775842, whose translation is MGEAAEEGAVDGSCHGEAAAEALEVLRSMAMASSSLTCSIPQFPAKWQSIKDKLRQLCSGLDSLCGSVGFGVDVGGDEERHGVLVQLVASASATVRSIQAMASQCGDGTYKGGRLRLRSDLDNLSSKLEAHMKQLREMASSGMPSPSQAIVAVRPSADAGAGEKMFYMRDLFSRVRIGGSVQRSQSLATIGELLAEDEVCVKIVAVDIDDGVALLTGFLESSDARLQEEAAGAVAMVASFDSYRGMLVKAGVIAPLVQLLDDAAATAAVAAGGGATAVAKERAAQALRELTENSDNVWAVCAHGGLTTLLHACGDAGSGGKLVASSFAVLRNLSRVEEVKVFMAEQGVVTELVKLSQKKEEARKLGAVELLHAMALDDADVREEAVSMGVIQSLLQLIYPDLPYSYKAREVALAAIWFFCFSSVNSIDDLISSDVLGWLLFYLNNGDYAVLECTLKILRHLSEVSEEYNRMMGRAGYLSALSSLLGAKSCRVREMAAQVLSSLLLLHPNRVIFIQDGDNLNRLLQLLDPAEGKLVAKDLILSAILSLADTNSGRKKIISSEHFSSLKELADTGDFDAKKVVKKLGTNRFQTIFSKIWSV